DNA from Grus americana isolate bGruAme1 chromosome 6, bGruAme1.mat, whole genome shotgun sequence:
TATGAAGGTGTGATTTggatggagaaagagagagagcgagagagaAAGAGCGAGAGAGAAAGAGCgagcgagagagagagagcgagagagagCGAGAAAGAGAGCGAGAAAGAGAGAaagcgagagagagagagagagagcgcgaGCGAGAAAGCGCGAGAAAGAGCGCGAGAAAGAGCGCGCGAGCGCGAGAAAGAGCGCGAGAAAGAGCGCGCGAGCGCGAGAAAGAGCGCGAGAAAGAGCGCGCGCGAGCGAGAGCGCGAGAAAGAGCGCGCGCGAGCGAGAGCGAGAGAGAGAGCGCGAGCAAGAGCGCGAGCGCGAAAGCGCGCGCGAGCGAGAGCGCGAGCGAGAGCGCGCGCGAGCAAGAGCGCGAAAGAGCGCGAGCGAGAAAGAGCGCGAGCGAGAGCGCGAAAGAGCGCGAGCGCGAAAGAGCGCGAAAGAGCGCGAGCGAGAAAGAGCGCGAGCGAGAGCGCGCGCGAGAGCGCGAGCGAGAAAGAGCGCGAAAGAGCGCGAGCGAGAGCGCGAGCGAGAAAGAGCGCGAAAGAGCGCGCGCGCGAAAGAGCGCGAGCAAGAGCGCGAAAGAGCGCGCGCGCGAAAGAGCGCGAGCAAGAGCGCGCGCGAGCAAGAGCGCGAAAGAGCGCGAGCGAGCGCGCGCGAGCAAGAGCGCGAGCGAGCGCGCGCGAGAGAGCGCGAGCAAGAGCGCGAAAGAGCGCGAGCAAGAGCGCGAGCGAGCAAGCGCGCGAAAGAGCGCGAGCGAGAAAGAGCGCGAGCGAGCAAGAGCGCGAAAGAGCGCGAAAGAGCAAGAGCGCGCGCGAGCAAGAGCGTGAAAGAGCGCGAGCAAGAGCGCACGCGAGTGCAAAAGCACGCGCGAGCAAGAGCGCGAAAGAGCGCGCGCAAGAGCGCGCAAGCGCGAGCAAGAGCGCGGAGTGCGAAAGAGCGCGAGCAAGAGCGCGCGCGCGAGCAAGCAAGAGCGCGCGCAAGCAAGAGCGCGAAAGACCGCAAGCAAGAGCGCGAGCGAGGAAGCGCGCGCGCGAGCATGAGCGCGAGCGAGAAAGAGCGCGAGCGAGAGCGCGAAAGAGCGCGAGCGCGAGCGAGAGCGCGAAAGAGCGCGAGCGCGAGCGAGAGCGCGAGCGAGAGCGCGAAAGAGCGCGTGCGAGCGAGAGCGCGAAAGAGCGCGAGCGAGCGAGAGCGCGAGCGAGAGCGCGAAAGAGCGCGAGCGAGCGAGAGCGCGAGCGAGAGCGCGAAAGAGCGCGCGCGAGCGCGAGCGAGCAAGAGCGCGCGCGAGCAAGAGCGCGAAAGAGTGCGAAAGAGCGCGAAAGAGCACGAGCGAGCGCGCACGCAAGAAAGAGCGCGCGCAAGAGCGCGAAAGAGCGCGCGCGAGCAAGAGCGCGAAAGAGTGCAAGCAAGAGCGCGAAAGAGCGCGTGCGAGAAAGAGCGCGAAAGAGCGTGAGCAAGAGCGCGCGCGAGCGCGAAAGAGCGCGAGTGAGCAAGAGCGCGAAAGCGCGTGAGCAAGAGCGCGAGAAAGAGCGCGCGCGAGCAAGAGCGCGAAAGAGCGCGAGCGCGAAAGAGCGCGAGCGCGAAAGAGTGCAAGAAAGCGCGAgcgaaagagagagaaagagcgCGCgcgaaagagagagagaaagagcgCGCGCGAGAACCTACCTCGTTCTGTCTGGATGGGCGATTTTGAGAAAGGAAATCTCTAGCTTTAAACTCTACACTACACTTTCAACTTTTCAGTATACCTTCTACTTTTGTGTATACATTATATCTACTTTTAGCACATTGTATCTTTACTATGCAACCTACGACTGGAGGGAGACTTTTCCTACTGCCCAACACCTGATTATCTCCGTGCTACTATCCGCATTAGCTGCCTGTTGCCTATATTGCCTATCTCCTTATTCTCCAGCCTTCCCCTATACATGTCATTGATGACTCCCAGAGTGCCCAATTtccagcacctttttttttctctatttgatGAATGATGCAGCAACATTTCTGTATCCTTATATAAACATCTactttttaaactatttcatTGCTTTGTAATACTAAACAAATAACTTCAAAGGTGACTCAGTGCAACCTGACTTACTTGCTAATTTTTCTACTCTTAAATGCTTGCGCTTTTTGGATTCCTACTCTGCAATCcaataaaaatttctttgctaCCCAAATTGCAAGTTCCCAAGTGTTCTTGTGGGCTATATGGCACTTCTGTGAAATTACTTTCACAAACTACACTACTCACTACAGCAGAGGCACCTGTGAGTATGCCGTCCCTGCTTAAGAGACACTTGTACAAATGGCTTTTCTGGAAACATGCTCTCATTAATGTTTTGCCACCTTTAATACAGGCCAGACTGAATCCTTTTCAGTTAAGGAAGTGCTTTTTTGTTGTCCCATGTAATTCATCTCCTACCTCGCTTGTTTTTTCCAGACAAAGCAGCTCTCTCAGTTCAGGGGGAGGTGACACGGACAAAGCCCTTGAAGACCGCTTCATTCCAAACAGCCTTTGGAGCACTAGGAAGGCAGCCACGCTAGACATAGGACAGAAGCAACATAGCTTGCGGCAGGAGTTCCACCTGGTTACATCTTTCTAGTTTACAGCTGCAAACAAGACAGAAAGGAGCGTCAAATAGCCCACCCAGAAGTTCctagaaaaatcttttcattagaATGCAATACTGATTTGTCAAAACTGAAGTGTTTTATGAGTGTGATCTTTCACAAAACGCTAGTCAAACACAGGCTGTTGATAAACACCTTACCATTCCCTCCAGTTCCTCTGCCATGCTGCTTGGGACAGCAAATGTTGCAAAATAGGTGATATTGagccagaaagcagctgaaCAGACAAAGTGCTCTGTGAAAGGGCAAGCCTTGGTCCCTCATCGTGTGACACATGCCAGGGCTGCACAGctctggtggccctggggagcTGGATGCCCAGTGGCTTCATAGCTTGGGAGCAAGCGACTCGGGTTTCCACATCCTTACCTCCGTTTCCAAGGCAGAGGAGCTCCGAATGGGAAACCCGGCCTCTCCGAAGAACCCTCAGCCAGTCAGACACAGTGAAAAGGATTTCAGAGCCTAAAACCTtgggctccaggctgcagaggtaCTTGTGGGGAGATGAGTCACTGAGCTGCAAGAAATGAGATATTCTCACCCTATGTGCACTTTATCTAAACCAATCCCTTTTACCACTAATTAATGCCACTATTAttaatggttaaaaaaagaCCACTTGCAAATTTTCCACATGCTCCAATAAAACCTATTTCATACACATGGTGAAATACAGTCTCtgaagctaaaaaaaacccctgtagtTTAATTTCACCGTGCAGCTTTtttggtaagattttttttttcttcaggaaagaaataacTTTACATTGTAGAGACCCTTGCTGACAGCTTATCTTGTTAACCAAACATTTCTGAGCCAGTTTATAAATATGTACGGTTGAAAACCTTAAAACCTTCCACCTTTAAGGGTATTATTTTTGCCTAGTGCACTAATCCTCTGCCTCTGGAGAGCTAATCCGAATCTTGGCCTGGTCTCTCACACATGCATGCATATAAcccttttttcctggaagagcaCGAGTTACATGAGTGGCAGCTTCTCTTTTGGAGAGCCCAAAGTACAGAAGACACTGGTTTCAGCGCTCTGCGGTACCCTAACCTACTGCAGTACAGTTAAGCCAGGATCTACGGCTCCATCTTTTCCTGACTTACTGAACTACCAggacactttttaaaaaccactGTCTGCAAAGATTTCCTGCTATATTTCATGGTTCTCACCCGTGATAATAAGCTATCGGCTGTGGCAAGCGGGAGGCAGTAACTTCACTTGCAATCTCACCGTTGTCGAGAAGCTGCCGCCGCTTGCTGAGCTCACCTCGCTTCAGTGAAAAGTGCCGCTGAAAGAAGTGACGGTCCTCGGCTGAGGACTGTTTACCATGTAGTCTAgtgtttatttggttttcagtaggaaaaaagctgaagtcGGTTTAATAGTCAATAAATTTGCCACTTACAACTCAATtctactatgaaaaaaacccaaaatgcgCTTTCAGAATGGCTAGACAATTGTAgcgttaattatttttttaaaaaaaccttgctACTCCCCAGAACTCTCTTGTAGTTGCCTTTATGTCTTCTCTTACACTGATTTGGTTTAATTATGACGTGTACCTGATATTTTCATTGGAACAGGGgatatttttcatctctctgtgAGACAACTATGTGAAGAGAgttaatatcttttattaaagAAACTGATATAATTAGGACATtttaacaaaaaccaaacaccaccaaaCCCACACCTTTCAGGCATGCCAGCTAGCTGCAATTACACATTTGTTGCATGTGCTTTATAGAGAAAGTCTAAAACTTAAGTACAGCCTCTGGAAAGTACTGTAAAAATGGATAGTAATATAAATCCTGATTAATTCAAATAACATTTCTCTCATATCTAGAATGCCACTCAGGAATCTCCTTAGACTAAGGATCctattaaggggaaaaaaaaccccaaaacaaaaccaaaacccactcAGCACTGATTACCACTTCATAGTAACTAGAAAGGCATTGCAAGACAGTATCTTATGATGGTATTTAGTACAAACCCAACATTTTTCATCTCCTACTAgctgctactactactactttCTACTAAGCAGAAACGTTCAGAGACATCACAAGTTCATTTATAGATGTATATGCAGGTATGTTATGGTTTAGAACGAGTGGTCTAAAGTACTTTGTGAAGGTACTTCTCTCCACTAGCTTTACTGTACAGCAAAACTAAACAAATGAGCGATACACAGAGCTGTGCGACGGTAAGCCAAGCAATCGCACCAAACAGTTAATTGATTTTTCAATGGGATGAAAGAGTGCTACATCTAAGTTAagttagcatttttttcttatggttGTACAGGACTTCAGCACATTAAGATACACTACGGAAAAGGCCAAATTCTCTCCTCAAAGAGGAGCCAAactactttcaaaata
Protein-coding regions in this window:
- the LOC129207866 gene encoding RNA-binding protein 25-like — encoded protein: MSASEKERERERERARARARARKSASASESASESAKERVRARARKSASERERERERERARASESASESAKERARARASKSAREQERERVRKSAKEHERARTQERARARARKSAREQERERVQARARKSACEKERERAARERARASKSAKERERERARARKSARKRERKREKERARKRERKSARENLPRSVWMGDFEKGNL